CGAGCTTCCAGGTTCTGCCGCTGGCGGGCCAGGAAGCTGGCGGGCATCTCCGCTTCGCGGCTGAGCAGGGCGTGGACCAGGCTGCCCAGAGGTTGGGCGCTGCTGACGACGTAGCTGCCGGCGGGCAATAGGAGGCGGCGGCTGGAGTCGTCGGCGATGCGTTGGGCTTCCATCTCCACCGTCCGGTCCAGACGGCGGACCTCGATGCCGTGGAGTTCCAGGAGCTGCGCCAGGGCCCGGGATTCACCGCCCTCACCGTGCCAAAGGTAGGTGCGGGCCGGGTCCATCAGGCTCTGGGCGCGGGTGGCGGCAAAGTCCTCCAGCAGGCGCTGGCGATGGGCGGCAGCGGTGCGTACGGTGGTCAGGGAGGTGGTGAAGTGACGAGCCACTCGATCCGCCAGGGTCAAGGGCCCTCCCGGCCGGTCCACCGCCAGTCCCCCACGACCGCCGCCGGCGACCTCATAGGTCATGCCCACCGCGCCCCGCAGCGCGGGGTAGCTGTCCCCGTAGCCCGGGTAGAAGAGATCGAAGACCTCGGCCTTGTAATACAGCCAGCCCGCCTGGTCGAAGGCGGCGGCGTTGGCGCGGCCGAAGGTCTCCAGCCAGCCGAGGGTGCGACGGTCGATGTGGGAGAGGATGGGATCCGCCGGCGGTGGGAAGAAATACGACGAATCGCTGCCCATCTCGTGGAAATCGACGTAGACCTGAGGCTCCCACCGGCGGTAGGCCTTCAGCCGGTGCCGGGTCTCCTGCTGCGTCGCCCAGGCCCAGTCGCGGTTGAGGTCGAAGAGGTAGTGGTTGTAGCGGCCCCCGGGCCAGGGCTCCCGATGCTCCATGGAGTCGCCCCAGGGATCCGGCGTTCGCCCTTGGCGCTCGGTGAAGCTTTGGACATAGCGCTCGCGGCCGTCGGGGTTGACCAGGGGATCGATGATCACCACCAGCTCGTCCAGGTCCCGGGCCAGCGGCCCCTGGCTGGCGGCGAGCACGTACGCGGTGGCCATGGCCACTTCGGTGCTGGAAGACTCGTTGCCGTGGACGCCGTAGGCGAGCCAGACCACCGCCGGCAGCTCCGCCGTCAACCGGCGCCGTTCCGAGCCGCTCAGGCTTCCCATCGCTCCATCGGTGGGGTTCGCCAGCCGCTGCAGCTCCCGGCGGATTTCCTCCAGCCGCTGCAGATTGGCGGGAGAGGAGATCACCGCCAGGTGCAGTGGCCGGCCTTCGTAGGTCTCACCGTACTGCAGCCACTGGACGCGCTCCGAGGCCTCCGACAGGCGGTGCAGATAGTCCCGAACCTGGTGGTAGCGGGTGAAGCGGCTGCCCAAGGGGTAGCCCAGGATGTCCACCGGGGACGGCACCGCCGGATCCAGCGGGCCGGGACCTTGGGTCAGGCCGAGCTCGTCCAGGGCGAGAAAGCTATCTTCCAGGGCTCGATGCTGGGCGGCCGATGCTGGCTCCCCGCTTTCCCAATCTGCCGCGGACGCGGTGGGAGGCGATAGGAGCCAGGTGGCGCAGGCCGCGCCCAGCGACAAGAGGACTGCAGAGAGATGACGCATTGAGGTTCTCCAGCGAAACGCCGGTTTATCCAAACGTGGAGAAGTCTAGCAGGCTGGTTCTTGGGTGGAACCGGATCGTAGAGGCCGGGAGCTCAGCTGGCGGCGATGCTGTCCACCGAGATGCTCAGTCGTTTCATCATCTCGTGCAGCGTCGTCGGCTTGACCTGGAGTAGCTCGGCGGCGTGTTTCTGAACGCCGTGGGAGGCTTGCAGGGCCTTGATGATCAGCTGGCGCTCGTAGGCGGTGACCGCTTCCTTGAGCGAGAGGCCGTTGGCGGGGAGCTGGGCCGGCGGCAGGTCGTTGGCGCTGGGCTGGCGCACCGACAGGGGCAAAAGGTCGAGATCCAGGGTCTCGCCGGTGGATAGCACCACCGCCCGCTCGACGACGTTCTCCAGCTCCCGCACGTTGCCCGGCCAGTGATAGTCCAGCAGCAGCTCCATGGCCGGTGCGGCGATCTCCCGTAGGGGCTTGTCGTTCTCCTCGGCGTAATGGCCGAGGAAGTGCTGGGCCAGCAGGGGAATGTCCTCGGTGCGCTTGCGCAGCGGCGGCAGGGCCAGGTTGATGACGTTGAGGCGGTAGTAGAGATCCTCGCGGAAGCTCTGCTTCTGCACCGCCTCCTCCAGGTCGGCGTTGGTGGCGGCGATGATGCGCACGTCGGCGGTGAGGGTTTCGACCCCGCCCAGGCGCATGAACTCCTTCTCCTGGATCACCCGCAGCAGCTTGGCCTGGGTCTCCAGCGGGACGTTGCCGATCTCGTCGAAGAAGATGGAGCCGTTGGTGGCGAGCTCGAAGAGGCCCTTCTTATTGGCCACCGCGCCGGTGAAGGCGCCCTTGACGTGGCCGAAGAGATTGCTCTCCAGCAGGTCCGCGGGCATGGAGCCGGAGTTGACGGTGATGAAGGGACCGTCGCTACGCCGAGAGTGGTGATGGATGGCTTTGGCCACCAGCTCCTTGCCGGTGCCGCTCTCGCCCAGGATCAGGATATTGCTCTTCGACGGCGCCGCCAGCCGGATCAGCTCGAAGACCTGCTGCATGGGCTTGCTCTTGCCGATGATCTGGTCGAAGCCGAAACGGTTGCGCAGCTGCTCCTTGAGCGCCCGATTCTCCTCCGTCAGACGTCGCTGCTCCAACCCCTTGCGGATGGTGAGCAGCACCTCCTGATTCTTGAACGGCTTGGGGATGTAGTGGAAGGCGCCCTGGCGCATGGCCTCGATGGCGCCTTCGATGGAGGAGTAGGCGGTGATCACCACCACCACCATGTCCGGGTCCTGGCTGCGGATCTGCTGCAAGACCTCGATGCCGGACATGCCCGGCAGCATGAGGTCGAGGAGCACCAGGTCGACCTCCTCCTTGCGTAGCAGGTCGATGCCTTCCTCACCGGTTCGAGCGCTGAACGTGGTGTGCCCTTCCTTCCGGATCAGGGAAGTCAGGACGTCCTGCAGGACTTCTTCGTCGTCGATGATCAGGATGTTCATGCGCTCGGTGGCGGCGATCAGACCTCCCGGGGCAACTCGATGGTGAAGCGGGTGCCCTGGCCGGCCTGGCTGGTGACCCGCAGGTCACCGCCGTGCCGTCGAACGATATCGTAGCTGATGGACAGGCCGAGGCCGGTACCACCACGATTGAGCTTGGTGGAGAAGAAAGGCTGGAAGATGCGGTCCAGCCGCTCTGCCGGAATCCCGACGCCGTTGTCCTCGACGGTGATGTGGACGGTGCTTGGTTCCGACGGCCCCTCGTCGACCGACAAGGCGAGCCGGACCTCGGCGTTCTCGCGCCCGGCGACGGCGTCCTGGGCGTTGAGCAGCAGATTGGTCAGCACCTGCTGCAGCTCGCCCTCGCTGCCGTGGATCGCCACCGTTTCGTCCAAGGGTTGCCAGTCGAGGGCAATCTGACGCTTGGCGAAGCGTTCCTTGAGCAGGCCCAGCGTGTCCTGGATCAGCCCGCCGAGGTCGACGGTACGGTATTCCTTCTGATTGTTGCGGGCGAAGTCCAGCAGGCTGTTGACGATGCGCGAGGCGCGGAAAGTCTGCTTTTCCACCTTCTGCAGCAGGCCGTAGCGAGGGTCGCTCTCGGGGGTCTCCTCCATCAGCATCTGGGCGTAGCTGGAGATGCCGGTGATGGGGGTGTTGACCTCGTGGGCGACGCCGGCGGCGAGCATGCCCAGGGACGCCAGGCGATCCTTCTCCTTGAGCGCCGTCTCCAGCGCCACCTGGCCGCTGATGTCGTGAACCAGCAGGATCCGCAGGTCACGGGTTGGGTCCGACTGGAAGCGTGCGGTGGAGAGATTCAAGTGCCGCTCCTCGCCGTCCAGCTCGCAGTAGCTCACCTCCATCAGGCCGGAGCCGGGCTCCGGTAGGGGGCGCACCGGCAATACCTCCGACAGGGGCTTGCCCTCCAGCAGGTCGGGGGCGCAGCCCGCCAGGTGGGCGAAAGCCCCGTTGACGGAGACGATGTGATCGTCGGCGTCCAGCACCACGGTGCCCGCCGGGGAGGATTCGATGATCCCCTCGTTGTAGCGCTGCAGCCGCCCCACTTCTTCCAGCTGATGGCGCAGCTGGTCCACCAGCTGAGCGTTCTCAATGGCCAGCGCGGCCTGGTTGAGCAGCACCCGCACCAACTCCAGGTCGTCGCTGTTGAGGGGCCGGCTTTCGGCCTTGTAGGAGGCGAGGGCGAAGCCGACCTGGGCGCCGCGCACCACCAGCGGGAAGGCGTAGCGGTAGCCGGCGGCGAAGAGTCGCTGAGCGGGCTCGGCCCGGCCGGAGGGCGATGGCGCTCCGGAGATGGGGGTGACCTCCTCATGCCAAAAATCGTCACCCATCAGGTCGAAGGGGACGCTGGCCGGGAGTAGCAGCTCGGGCCGCGCCGGCGCCAGGCTGCCGCCGCGGCTGAGGTAGAGATTGGCGCGTTCTAGCTCTAGCGCCTCTTCGAGATTCTCCAGCAGGCTGGCGCAGAGGTGATCCAGATCGCGTTCCTGCATCAGCTGCTCGGCGAGCTCCGGGAGCCGACGCCGGCGGCCAAAATGACCGCGATATTGGAGCCTCTCGATGGAGGTGGAGATCTGCTGCCGCACCGGTACCACCATGGCGGCGAAGAGCAGGCCGGCGCTGAAGGACACCAGGTTGCGGGCCAGGCCCAGCTCGTCCGGCAGGCTGCGGCTGACCCCGAGATTGACCAGGCTGAAGCCGGCGATGGCGAGGAGGGCGGTGGCGGAGTAGGAAACGGCGTCGCGCAGGATGACGTCGATGTCCCAGAGCTTGTAGCGCAGAATCGACCAGGCGAAGGTGGCGGGCACCAGCGCCAGGGGAGCGACGGCGAGGACCTGGAGCATCTCGGCGCCAATCCAGCCCTGCGCCAGGCGATTCAGCACCGGGAGATCCCGGATCACCAGGTAGGCGAGGAAAGGCAGATAGCCGAAGCTCAGCCCGAAGGCGATCCACTGGACCTGGCGCCGCTCTTCCCAATCGTCGTAGGTGAAGACCCGGTAGATCAGCACCGCCGCCACCGCCAGGGAGAAGCCCACCAGGTGATAGAGCCCCAGGGTGTTGAGCTGTTCGGTGATCAGCCCCATCTCGCGGGCGCTGTCGATGCCCAGCAGCCAGCGGCCGTTGGCCAGCAGCAAATCCGCCTGCAGCACCGCCAGCGCCGCCGCCGGCAGATAGAGGAAGGGGATGACCTTGCGGCTCCAGCCGCGCTTGCCCAGCGGGTCGGGGAAGACCAGGAAGAAGTGCACCGTCAGCGCCGGCAGGAGGATGCGCGCCAGCTCTTCGAGGCCGTAGAAGAGCCTGCCCAGGCCGTCATAGATGCCCGCCGGAGTGAGGGCGAAGAAGAGGGCGTAGAGCAGACTCCAGCCGAAGAAGAGAGCTCCTTCGCGGCGGCGATTGCGCAGGAGGGTGTAGAAGCCGATGAAGAGGAAGAGTCCGGCGATGAGTGCCTGGATCAGGTAGGCCCAATCCACGTCCACCGGCGGCCGGGGGACGGTGAGGCTGAGTAGCTCTCCGTCCCGCATCACCACCAGCTCGCTCTCGGTGCGGCTGTGGAGGCTCTCCCGCAGCTCGCGGACGGTGGCCTCGGCGCCGTTGACCAGCAGGATCTGGTCTCCGGCTGCCAGTTTGGATACCGGGGCCAGCTTGGATTCTGGGGCCAGCTCCGAGCTCGCCTCGTCGACGGAAGTCACCAGCCAGCCGCCACCGTTGGGGACGGCTTCGAAACCGAGGGTGTTGAAGGTCTCGACCTTGCGCTGGAAGCTCACCGCGGCCAGGGAAATCACCACCGCGGCCAAAATCAGGCCGGTAACCAGAGTGACGACTTTGCGGCTGCGCGCTTCCGTAGACATTCGCTTAGGCTTTCCTCTCCTTAATCTAAGCAGAATCCATGCCACCCCCGTCAGTTTTTTGAATGGTCCTCTAACAGCAGATTTCTTCGGTATTTACCGGTCACGGTCCAGCAGATTGAACCTGT
Above is a genomic segment from Acidobacteriota bacterium containing:
- a CDS encoding M14 family metallopeptidase; protein product: MRHLSAVLLSLGAACATWLLSPPTASAADWESGEPASAAQHRALEDSFLALDELGLTQGPGPLDPAVPSPVDILGYPLGSRFTRYHQVRDYLHRLSEASERVQWLQYGETYEGRPLHLAVISSPANLQRLEEIRRELQRLANPTDGAMGSLSGSERRRLTAELPAVVWLAYGVHGNESSSTEVAMATAYVLAASQGPLARDLDELVVIIDPLVNPDGRERYVQSFTERQGRTPDPWGDSMEHREPWPGGRYNHYLFDLNRDWAWATQQETRHRLKAYRRWEPQVYVDFHEMGSDSSYFFPPPADPILSHIDRRTLGWLETFGRANAAAFDQAGWLYYKAEVFDLFYPGYGDSYPALRGAVGMTYEVAGGGRGGLAVDRPGGPLTLADRVARHFTTSLTTVRTAAAHRQRLLEDFAATRAQSLMDPARTYLWHGEGGESRALAQLLELHGIEVRRLDRTVEMEAQRIADDSSRRLLLPAGSYVVSSAQPLGSLVHALLSREAEMPASFLARQRQNLEARRRTEFADITAWSLPLAFGVEVWSLDGELSSEELQGQEVGSTGTTHVSPETATTPGGGITGASTGDITGGNTEDRSVAWLVPPQGLAGYRLAAQLQARQIYHRLALGPFATARQRYPAGTLVIPSGGARRAGLGEGQELESDLDQLARSLGVEVHRATSGYTVEGLSLGSDEIAPVLPSRIGLLGGSGTLPTSHGAIWHLLDRTLEIPFHRLQLDLLEHTDLSSFDVLLLPDGYPGDALGEGGKERLTHWVRAGGVLVAIGQASDLVRDLELSAIEPWKPGDGDSGSPHDEAVLEPELLSSEELEEAPQDSSPFALEAPESSLASLPLDTPGAVVATRLHSEHPLASGLPASPPVLVQGSTVLQPTGDRSMDVLVAAPADPVLAGFAWPEAEDRLAGSLLMAAEPAGRGLAVTFTYDPAFRELWRATMPLLLNTALYGPTVLDALGPRY
- a CDS encoding sigma-54 dependent transcriptional regulator, coding for MNILIIDDEEVLQDVLTSLIRKEGHTTFSARTGEEGIDLLRKEEVDLVLLDLMLPGMSGIEVLQQIRSQDPDMVVVVITAYSSIEGAIEAMRQGAFHYIPKPFKNQEVLLTIRKGLEQRRLTEENRALKEQLRNRFGFDQIIGKSKPMQQVFELIRLAAPSKSNILILGESGTGKELVAKAIHHHSRRSDGPFITVNSGSMPADLLESNLFGHVKGAFTGAVANKKGLFELATNGSIFFDEIGNVPLETQAKLLRVIQEKEFMRLGGVETLTADVRIIAATNADLEEAVQKQSFREDLYYRLNVINLALPPLRKRTEDIPLLAQHFLGHYAEENDKPLREIAAPAMELLLDYHWPGNVRELENVVERAVVLSTGETLDLDLLPLSVRQPSANDLPPAQLPANGLSLKEAVTAYERQLIIKALQASHGVQKHAAELLQVKPTTLHEMMKRLSISVDSIAAS
- a CDS encoding ATP-binding protein, whose translation is MSTEARSRKVVTLVTGLILAAVVISLAAVSFQRKVETFNTLGFEAVPNGGGWLVTSVDEASSELAPESKLAPVSKLAAGDQILLVNGAEATVRELRESLHSRTESELVVMRDGELLSLTVPRPPVDVDWAYLIQALIAGLFLFIGFYTLLRNRRREGALFFGWSLLYALFFALTPAGIYDGLGRLFYGLEELARILLPALTVHFFLVFPDPLGKRGWSRKVIPFLYLPAAALAVLQADLLLANGRWLLGIDSAREMGLITEQLNTLGLYHLVGFSLAVAAVLIYRVFTYDDWEERRQVQWIAFGLSFGYLPFLAYLVIRDLPVLNRLAQGWIGAEMLQVLAVAPLALVPATFAWSILRYKLWDIDVILRDAVSYSATALLAIAGFSLVNLGVSRSLPDELGLARNLVSFSAGLLFAAMVVPVRQQISTSIERLQYRGHFGRRRRLPELAEQLMQERDLDHLCASLLENLEEALELERANLYLSRGGSLAPARPELLLPASVPFDLMGDDFWHEEVTPISGAPSPSGRAEPAQRLFAAGYRYAFPLVVRGAQVGFALASYKAESRPLNSDDLELVRVLLNQAALAIENAQLVDQLRHQLEEVGRLQRYNEGIIESSPAGTVVLDADDHIVSVNGAFAHLAGCAPDLLEGKPLSEVLPVRPLPEPGSGLMEVSYCELDGEERHLNLSTARFQSDPTRDLRILLVHDISGQVALETALKEKDRLASLGMLAAGVAHEVNTPITGISSYAQMLMEETPESDPRYGLLQKVEKQTFRASRIVNSLLDFARNNQKEYRTVDLGGLIQDTLGLLKERFAKRQIALDWQPLDETVAIHGSEGELQQVLTNLLLNAQDAVAGRENAEVRLALSVDEGPSEPSTVHITVEDNGVGIPAERLDRIFQPFFSTKLNRGGTGLGLSISYDIVRRHGGDLRVTSQAGQGTRFTIELPREV